One part of the Anopheles coustani chromosome 2, idAnoCousDA_361_x.2, whole genome shotgun sequence genome encodes these proteins:
- the LOC131266960 gene encoding uncharacterized protein LOC131266960 has product MDLAPSMVQRSGDKLIVRRVVSGERVHLSESPVGGSPTLDDEDTPQHQQQLMEGWRQEFADRSLGSITLRSPVDESEGDSTPGTPQDTENERQLPQCKIKRNYSCGRCAYFTQNPREYLTHLRDTHGEKIVINECKRCLYASRHYQKLVRHMKMVHGSVDGIRKSAFGSRRRVQRGYLGGGVPGKLLRSSEAERLTSAYVQQLVASGLPKLLEEIEKAGASTSLGTNSFTRNNTIHLDLEQLNKSLPYSPEKKTVLEASEGDRRERGENPPTTSETEDDAKTKKRSRPIPNLIPLSVSPVPSTSAGSGQRFVKPLPLSALTAQPESKREDHSPAQEFPISLTKHEPAMTDVPEETHNPGTKCIYCDLAFKTVEALANHIKLAHKEDLIAYLLAHSFEEAEAKGRAMRQAEVGQANETWRRLVEGGSVVDAAVRREEDTTEARNLVTQVQPTTNDDTDDDSREGDGHPHQAQTFCGVETAPGYGEVTNRIPCVDPTAGGTALMKKVFKCPHCSFWASTASRFHVHIVGHLNKKPFECSLCAYRSNWRWDITKHIRLKTIRDPSHKNACVLMNDETGRRNYTKYNKYVALMQITDK; this is encoded by the exons ATGGATCTTGCCCCGTCGATGGTGCAACGATCCGGCGACAAGCTGATAGTGCGGCGGGTGGTCAGTGGCGAGCGGGTGCACCTGAGCGAATCGCCCGTGGGTGGAAGTCCCACGCTAGATGACGAGGATACCccgcagcaccagcagcagctcatGGAAGGTTGGCGGCAGGAGTTTGCCGACCGTAGCCTAGGCTCCATTACCCTCCGGTCACCGGTGGACGAGTCGGAAGGCGACAGTACACCGGGAACGCCGCAGGACACCGAAAACGAACGTCAGCTGCCCCAGTGCAAGATCAAGCGCAACTACTCGTGCGGCCGGTGTGCGTACTTCACGCAGAACCCGCGCGAGTACCTAACGCACCTGCGCGATACCCACGGCGAGAAGATCGTGATCAACGAGTGCAAACGGTGTCTGTACGCGTCGCGCCACTACCAGAAGCTGGTCCGGCACATGAAGATGGTGCACGGGTCGGTCGACGGGATTCGAAAGTCGGCCTTCGGTAGTCGTCGACGGGTGCAGAGAGGCTACCTGGGTGGCGGAGTGCCTGGAAAGCTGCTGCGATCGAGCGAGGCCGAGCGGCTGACATCGGCTTACGTGCAGCAGCTAGTGGCGTCCGGGCTGCCGAAGCTACTGGAGGAGATCGAGAAGGCTGGCGCAAGCACATCGCTTGGAA CCAACAGCTTTACGCGAAACAACACGATCCACCTGGACCTGGAGCAGCTGAACAAATCTTTGCCATATTCCCCGGAGAAG AAGACCGTTCTAGAGGCTAGTGAAGGAGACCGGAGGGAACGAGGCGAGAATCCCCCCACGACGAGTGAAACGGAAGATGACGCAAAGACCAAAAAACGATCGCGACCCATCCCGAATCTGATACCGCTTAGTGTGTCACCGGTACCGTCGACCTCGGCCGGGTCTGGCCAGCGGTTCGTGAAGCCACTGCCACTATCGGCATTGACGGCGCAGCCTGAAAGCAAACGAGAAGACCACAGCCCGGCTCAGGAGTTCCCGATCAGCCTTACCAAGCACGAACCGGCCATGACAGATGTGCCCGAGGAAACGCACAACCCCGGGACGAAGTGTATTTACTGCGATCTTGCGTTCAAAACGGTCGAGGCGCTGGCGAACCACATCAAGCTGGCGCACAAGGAGGACCTGATTGCGTACCTGTTGGCGCATTCGTTCGAAGAGGCGGAAGCGAAGGGACGCGCGATGCGGCAGGCCGAGGTCGGCCAGGCGAACGAAACGTGGAGGCGATTGGTTGAGGGTGGTTCCGTCGTGGATGCGGCGGTTCGGCGTGAAGAGGACACTACAGAGGCTAGAAACCTGGTGACGCAGGTTCAACCGACGACGAATGACGATACGGACGACGACAGCCGGGAGGGGGATGGTCATCCACATCAGGCTCAAACGTTCTGCGGTGTGGAGACGGCGCCCGGGTACGGCGAGGTTACGAACCGGATCCCGTGCGTGGACCCGACGGCCGGCGGGACGGCACTGATGAAGAAGGTGTTCAAGTGTCCGCACTGCTCGTTCTGGGCCTCGACGGCTTCCCGGTTTCACGTGCACATCGTCGGCCATCTGAACAAGAAACCGTTCGAGTGCTCGCTGTGCGCGTACCGATCCAACTGGCGCTGGGACATTACCAAGCACATCCGCCTGAAGACGATCCGCGATCCGAGCCACAAGAATGCGTGCGTCCTGATGAACGACGAAACGGGCCGGCGGAACTACACCAAGTACAATAAATACGTCGCATTGATGCAGATTACCGACAAGTAG